One Erpetoichthys calabaricus chromosome 8, fErpCal1.3, whole genome shotgun sequence DNA segment encodes these proteins:
- the crybb1l3 gene encoding crystallin, beta B1, like 3, with amino-acid sequence MSHTGAQGSIGSHSAAGLRNYKIVFYEYENFQGRRMEFNGECRNLCDKGFDRVGSIRVDCGPWVAYEQQNFCGEMFLLEKGEYPRWDTWSNSYRNDRIMSFRPVRMDAQDHKICLYECVNFEGRKMEVCDEDIPSLWSYGFQDRVASIQVTGGTWVGYQYPGYRGYQYVFESGPFKHWNEWGSPHPQIQSIRRVKDMQWYRRGCFEFTA; translated from the exons ATGTCTCACACTGGAGCTCAGGGTAGCATCGGAAGTCATTCGGCTGCTGGGCTGCGCAACTACAAg ATTGTGTTTTATGAGTATGAAAACTTCCAGGGACGTAGAATGGAATTCAATGGCGAATGCCGCAACCTGTGTGACAAGGGGTTTGACCGCGTTGGCTCCATTCGAGTGGACTGTGGCCC ATGGGTAGCTTATGAGCAGCAGAATTTCTGTGGAGAGATGTTCCTGCTTGAGAAAGGAGAATATCCTCGATGGGACACCTGGTCAAACAGTTACAGGAATGACCGAATCATGTCCTTCCGTCCTGTCCGCATG GATGCACAGGACCACAAGATTTGTCTCTATGAGTGTGTAAACTTTGAAGGACGCAAAATGGAGGTGTGTGATGAAGACATCCCCAGCCTGTGGTCATATGGCTTTCAGGATAGAGTAGCCAGCATTCAAGTCACTGGGGGAAC CTGGGTGGGCTACCAATACCCTGGATATCGTGGCTACCAGTATGTGTTTGAGAGTGGGCCCTTCAAGCATTGGAATGAATGGGGAAGCCCTCACCCTCAGATCCAGTCCATCCGAAGAGTGAAGGATATGCAGTGGTACCGAAGGGGCTGCTTTGAGTTCACCGCTTAG